A genomic window from Salvia miltiorrhiza cultivar Shanhuang (shh) chromosome 5, IMPLAD_Smil_shh, whole genome shotgun sequence includes:
- the LOC130986244 gene encoding trigger factor-like protein TIG, Chloroplastic, with translation MKSFCATTVQTFFHFNPASLPPSPSSSSAVSFLKSRFKQSPLAHSSRQFSRRTNSTPFVASAGPATADGAVSDKLPADLIVTETPEPNSRVKLSVEVPAEVCDDCYRRVIKEFTKQAKIPGFRPGKNVPESILISYIGKETVKGATIESILKRTLPHALSSVSGKALEDSIRISTRFSEMENSYSSMKSLRYDIFVDVAPEVKWIPEDGYKNLKIVVEIDGEIDAQTAAEQELRRRHKALGSLKIVIDRGLQLGDVAILDISATTIEQDESAVQSIPSAESKGFQFDTEDEDKVLPDFLNSISGIKRGETKTFPYTFPDTWKQEDLRGVRALFTVDCKELFYRDLPELNDSTAEKILAGCSTIEEVKETLLQKFLEVEQTAKDQAADNAILDQLHKMVEVDIPPSLFEEQGRQLYGAQLLQIQANMKLNEQQLSSLSSPKAVKDFLENQRENITNIIKQNLAVGDIFKRENLQIVTDEIVKEVENSIDEFKRHNQDYDEERVREQVQEVLEGAKVLEWLKERAEIQFITK, from the exons ATGAAGTCTTTCTGTGCTACCACAGTCCAAACCTTCTTCCATTTCAACCCCGCTTCACTCCCGCcttcaccttcttcttcttctgctgtTTCTTTCCTCAAATCCCGCTTCAAGCAATCCCCATTAGCTCATTCTTCCCGCCAATTCTCCCGCAGAACTAATTCGACCCCATTTGTTGCGTCGGCGGGCCCCGCCACTGCTGACGGCGCCGTTTCCGACAAGCTTCCTGCCGATCTCATTGTTACAGAGACCCCCGAACCCAACTCAAGA GTAAAGTTGAGTGTTGAGGTTCCGGCAGAGGTATGTGATGATTGTTACAGAAGAGTCATCAAGGAGTTCACAAAACAGGCAAAG ATCCCAGGATTTCGTCCAGGGAAGAATGTCCCAGAAAGTATACTTATTAGTTATATTGGGAAGGAAACTGTTAAAGGAGCCACAATCGAATCTATCTTAAAGAGAACACTTCCACATGCCTTGTCTTCG GTAAGTGGGAAAGCCTTGGAAGATTCAATCCGCATTTCAACTAGATTTTCAGAGATGGAGAACTCTTACTCGTCAATGAAGTCTTTGAG ATATGATATATTTGTTGATGTCGCGCCTGAAGTCAAATGGATTCCTGAAGATGGATACAAGAATTTGAAGATTGTTGTTGAGATTGATGGGGAAATAGATGCTCAGACTGCAGCTGAACAAGAATTGCGGCGCCGTCACAAGGCTCTTGGTTCATTAAAAATCGTGATTGACAGGGGACTACAG CTAGGTGATGTTGCAATTCTTGATATATCAGCTACGACGATTGAGCAAGATGAATCGGCTGTTCAAAGTATACCATCTGCTGAGAGTAAAG gATTCCAGTTTGACACGGAAGACGAAGATAAAGTCCTTCCAGATTTTCTGAATTCAATTTCTGGAATAAAACGTGGGGAAACTaagacatttccatatactttccCTGATACATGGAAACAAGAAGATCTACGTGGTGTTCGCGCTCTGTTCACG GTGGACTGCAAGGAATTATTCTACAGAGATCTGCCTGAATTGAATGACTCGACTGCTGAAAAGATTCTGGCAGGTTGCTCCACCATTGAGGAG GTTAAGGAAACATTGCTGCAAAAGTTTCTTGAGGTGGAGCAAACAGCTAAAGACCAAGCTGCAGACAACGCAATTTTGGATCAGCTACACAAA ATGGTTGAAGTTGATATTCCTCCATCTTTGTTCGAGGAACAAGGAAGGCAGCTTTATGGAGCACAACTCCTGCAAATTCAG GCTAATATGAAACTCAATGAACAACAATTGTCATCCCTATCAAGTCCTAAGGCAGTGAAGGATTTCCTCGAAAACCAGAGagaaaatataacaaatattaTCAAGCAGAATCTAGCTGTTGGTGACATATTCAAACGCGAAAACTTGCAG ATAGTAACAGATGAGATTGTGAAAGAAGTTGAGAATTCGATCGATGAGTTTAAACGCCACAATCAAGACTACGATGAGGAACGTGTCCGAGAGCAG GTACAAGAGGTACTTGAGGGAGCAAAAGTACTAGAATGGCTGAAAGAGCGTGCAGAGATCCAGTTCATAACCAAGTAA
- the LOC130986245 gene encoding phosphatidate cytidylyltransferase 3-like isoform X2 → MWVRTYSSLWMLGGVVLILYLGHLYICAMVVVIQILMASELFHLRRIVHESKRLPGFWLINWYFFFTAMLYVYGRILRQHLVNTVTSDKFFYKLVNGLFKYHMVICYFMYIAGVMWFILTLKKKMYKYQFGQYAWTHMILIVVFTQSSFTVANIFEGIFWFILPASLIAINDVAAYFFGFFFGRTPLIKLSPKKTWEGFIGGSFATVLLAFMLANILGQFQWMTCPRKDLSTGWLHCDPGPLFKLEYYPFPKYLTELLPWKGMSIFPVQWHALWLGLFASIIAPFGGFFASGLKRAFKIKDFGDSIPGHGGFTDRMDCQMVMAIFAYIYFQSFVLPPANSVEMILDQIERSLSYEEQQKLYAMLGHIFEEQKYGYL, encoded by the exons ATGTGGGTTCGGACGTATTCTTCTTTATGGATGCTTGGGGGTGTTGTACTTATTCTGTATTTGGGCCATCTGTATATTTGTGCAATGGTGGTCGTTATCCAAATATTAATGGCATCGGAGCTATTTCATTTACGTAGAATAGTACATGAAAGTAAGCGCCTTCCAGGATTCTGGCTTATCAATTG GTATTTTTTCTTTACAGCAATGCTTTATGTGTATGGCCGAATTCTCCGTCAACATCTCGTCAATACTGTTACTTCAGATAAATTCTTCTATAAACTCGTGAATGGCCTTTTCAAGTATCACATGGTTATTTGTTATTTTATGTACATTGCAG GAGTGATGTGGTTCATTCTTACACTAAAGAAGAAGATGTACAAGTATCAATTTGGTCAGTATGCATGGACACACATGATTCTTATAGTGGTCTTCACGCAGTCCTCGTTCACTGTTGCTAATATATTCGAAGGAATTTTCTG GTTTATTCTTCCGGCTTCTCTTATAGCAATCAATGATGTAGCAGCTTACTTTTTTGGTTTCTTCTTTGGGAGGACACCTTTAATCAAGCTATCCCCAAAGAAAACATGGGAGGGCTTTATAGGAGGATCTTTCGCTACTGTACTGTTAGCTTTTATG CTTGCAAATATTTTGGGGCAGTTCCAATGGATGACATGCCCGAGAAAG GATCTATCAACAGGTTGGCTTCATTGTGATCCCGGCCCACTTTTCAAGCTCGAGTATTATCCTTTTCCTAAGTATCTTACCGAATTG TTACCTTGGAAGGGAATGTCGATCTTTCCAGTGCAGTGGCATGCTTTATGGCTAGGTTTATTTGCATCAATTATTGCACCATTTGGAGGTTTCTTTGCAAGTGGTTTAAAGAGAGCTTTTAAGATCAAG GATTTTGGCGACAGTATACCTGGGCATGGCGGCTTTACAGATCGGATGGATTGCCAG ATGGTGATGGCCATATTTGCCTACATTTATTTTCAATCATTTGTCCTTCCTCCAGCAAACTCGGTAGAGATGATATTGGATCAG ATAGAAAGAagcttgagctatgaagagcaACAAAAACTGTATGCAATGCTTGGCCATATATTTGAGGAGCAGAAATATGGGTATCTGTga
- the LOC130986245 gene encoding phosphatidate cytidylyltransferase 3-like isoform X1, translating into MKQKEQSPPPSPCTPSGRLRQRRHSKSQEVFPDVSKLNGGNLLVHDQNKYRSMWVRTYSSLWMLGGVVLILYLGHLYICAMVVVIQILMASELFHLRRIVHESKRLPGFWLINWYFFFTAMLYVYGRILRQHLVNTVTSDKFFYKLVNGLFKYHMVICYFMYIAGVMWFILTLKKKMYKYQFGQYAWTHMILIVVFTQSSFTVANIFEGIFWFILPASLIAINDVAAYFFGFFFGRTPLIKLSPKKTWEGFIGGSFATVLLAFMLANILGQFQWMTCPRKDLSTGWLHCDPGPLFKLEYYPFPKYLTELLPWKGMSIFPVQWHALWLGLFASIIAPFGGFFASGLKRAFKIKDFGDSIPGHGGFTDRMDCQMVMAIFAYIYFQSFVLPPANSVEMILDQIERSLSYEEQQKLYAMLGHIFEEQKYGYL; encoded by the exons ATGAAGCAAAAGGAACAAAGCCCACCACCTTCTCCATGCACACCTTCCGGTCGACTTCGTCAGCGCAGACATTCGAAGTCACAAGAG GTGTTCCCTGATGTAAGCAAATTGAATGGAGGCAACTTACTTGTTCATGATCAAAATAAATATAGGTCCATGTGGGTTCGGACGTATTCTTCTTTATGGATGCTTGGGGGTGTTGTACTTATTCTGTATTTGGGCCATCTGTATATTTGTGCAATGGTGGTCGTTATCCAAATATTAATGGCATCGGAGCTATTTCATTTACGTAGAATAGTACATGAAAGTAAGCGCCTTCCAGGATTCTGGCTTATCAATTG GTATTTTTTCTTTACAGCAATGCTTTATGTGTATGGCCGAATTCTCCGTCAACATCTCGTCAATACTGTTACTTCAGATAAATTCTTCTATAAACTCGTGAATGGCCTTTTCAAGTATCACATGGTTATTTGTTATTTTATGTACATTGCAG GAGTGATGTGGTTCATTCTTACACTAAAGAAGAAGATGTACAAGTATCAATTTGGTCAGTATGCATGGACACACATGATTCTTATAGTGGTCTTCACGCAGTCCTCGTTCACTGTTGCTAATATATTCGAAGGAATTTTCTG GTTTATTCTTCCGGCTTCTCTTATAGCAATCAATGATGTAGCAGCTTACTTTTTTGGTTTCTTCTTTGGGAGGACACCTTTAATCAAGCTATCCCCAAAGAAAACATGGGAGGGCTTTATAGGAGGATCTTTCGCTACTGTACTGTTAGCTTTTATG CTTGCAAATATTTTGGGGCAGTTCCAATGGATGACATGCCCGAGAAAG GATCTATCAACAGGTTGGCTTCATTGTGATCCCGGCCCACTTTTCAAGCTCGAGTATTATCCTTTTCCTAAGTATCTTACCGAATTG TTACCTTGGAAGGGAATGTCGATCTTTCCAGTGCAGTGGCATGCTTTATGGCTAGGTTTATTTGCATCAATTATTGCACCATTTGGAGGTTTCTTTGCAAGTGGTTTAAAGAGAGCTTTTAAGATCAAG GATTTTGGCGACAGTATACCTGGGCATGGCGGCTTTACAGATCGGATGGATTGCCAG ATGGTGATGGCCATATTTGCCTACATTTATTTTCAATCATTTGTCCTTCCTCCAGCAAACTCGGTAGAGATGATATTGGATCAG ATAGAAAGAagcttgagctatgaagagcaACAAAAACTGTATGCAATGCTTGGCCATATATTTGAGGAGCAGAAATATGGGTATCTGTga